CAAGGCCATCATCACGGTGGAGTCGGGCTTCAACCCGGAGCTGGTGTCGCCCCGTGGGGCCATCGGCCTGATGCAGATGACGCCGGACGCGGCCGACCGCTACGCCACCAAGGCCGAGGCCCAGGCGCCGGTCGAGCAGCGCATGCGCAACCCGCGGCTGAACATCCTGACCGGCGCGCGCATGCTGGCCGATCTGACCCGCCGTTATGGCGGGGTGGATGTGGCCCTGGCCGCCTGGAACGCCGGCGAGGGCAATGTGCGCCGCGCCGGTGGCAAGATGCCGCCTTTCGAAGAAACGCGGGCCCATGTGCACATGGTGCTCGAGCTTTACTGGACCCTGCTGCAGCAACGCATGCAGACGGGCGCCCGCCAGCTCAAGCTGGTGGGCTGGAACGAAGGGGCGCAGCCCGTGCGCTGAGCCCGACCGAGATCGATGGAACAGACTTCCCTGAGCTTTCAAGCCGGTGACGGCGACGGATCGAACGACATCGCCCTGGCGCAGTACGCCGAGCGGGCCTACCTCGAGTACGCGCTGAGCGTCGTCAAGGGCCGGGCGCTGCCCGATGTTTGCGACGGTGCCAAGCCGGTGCAGCGGCGCATTCTTTACGCCATGCAGCGCATGGGCCTGGGCTGGGCCGGTGGCGCACCCAAGCCGGTCAAGAGCGCCCGCGTGGTGGGCGATGTGCTGGGCCGCTTCCACCCGCACGGCGATCAGGCCGCCTACGACGCCCTGGTGCGCATGGCGCAGGATTTTTCGCAGCGCTACCCGTTGATCGACGGCCAGGGCAACTTCGGCAGCCGCGATGGCGACGGTGCCGCGGCCATGCGCTACACCGAGGCGCGCCTGTCGCCCATCGCCCGCCTGCTGCTCGATGAGATCGACGAGGGCACGGTGGAGTTCGTGCCCAACTACGACGGCTCCACCGAGGAGCCCCGGCAGCTGCCGGCGCGCCTGCCTTTCGTGCTGCTCAACGGGGCCTCGGGCATTGCCGTGGGCCTGGCCACCGAGATCCCCAGCCACAACCTGCGCGAGGTGGCGGCGGCGGCAGTGGCGCTGATCCGCAACGATCAGCTGCCCGACGACGAGCTGTTCGCCATGCTGCCCGGCCCGGACTTCCCGGGCGGCGGTCAGGTCATCTCCAGCGCGGCCGACATCCGCGCGGCCTACAGCAGTGGCCGCGGCAGCCTGAAGGTGCGCGCCGTCTGGAAGATCGAGGACCTGGCGCGCGGCCAGTGGCAGCTGGTGGTGACCGAGCTGCCGCCGGGCACCAGCGCGCAGAAGGTGCTCGAGGAGATCGAGGAGCTGACCAACCCCAAGGTCAAGGCCGGCAAGAAGGCGCTGACCGCCGAACAGACCCAGCTCAAGGGCGCCGTGCTGTCGGTGCTGGACGCGGTGCGCGACGAATCCAGCAAGGATGCGCCGGTGCGCCTGGTCTTCGAGCCCAAGAGCCGCACCGTCGAGCAGCAGGAGCTGATCACCACCCTGCTGGCCCACACCAGCCTGGAGACCAATGCCCCGGTCAACCTGACCATGGTGGGTCTGGACGGCAAGCCGGTGCAGAAGAGCGTGCGCCAGATGCTGCTGGAGTGGATCAGCTTCCGCCAGACCACGGTGCAGCGGCGCACCCGCCACCGCCTGGACAAGGTGCTGGACCGCATCCACGTGCTGGAAGGCCGCCAGCTGGTGCTGCTGAACATCGACGAGGTGATCCGCATCATCCGCAACGCCGACGAGCCCAAGCCGGCGCTGATCGAGCGCTTCCGCCTGAGCGACCGCCAGGCCGAGGACATCCTGGAGATCCGGCTGCGCCAGCTGGCCCGGCTGGAAGCACTCAAGATCGAACAGGAACTGTCGAGCCTGCGCGAGGAGCAGTCCAAGCTGGAGGACATCCTGGGCAACCCGGGCAGCCTGCGCCGCACCGTGATCAAGGAGATCGAGGCCGACGCCAAGCAGTTCGGCGACGACCGCCGCACCCTGATCCAGGAGGAGAAGCGGGCGGTGGCCGAGGTCAAGGTGGTGGACGAGCCCGTCACCGTGGTCATCAGCCAGATGGGTTGGGCCCGCGCCCTCAAGGGCCACGAGGTGGACGCCGCCACGCTGGGCTTCAAGTCCGGTGACACCCTGCACAGCCACTTCGCCTGCCGCAGCGTGGATACGCTGCTGGTCATCGGCAGCAATGGCCGGGTCTACAACATCGCCGTGGCCAGCCTGCCGGGCGGGCGTGGCGACGGCGTGCCCATCACCTCGCTGATCGACCTGGAGCCGGGCAGCAAGGCGCTGCACTACTTCGCCGGCGCGGCCGACACCACGCTGCTGTTCGCCAACAGCGGCGGCTTCGGCCTGCTGGCCCGGGCGTCGGATCTCTTCACCCGCCAACGCGCGGGCAAGAGCTTCCTGACGCTGGAAGACAAGGAAGCGCTGTTGCCGCCGGCACCGGTGGCCATCGCCCATGCGCAGGTGGCCTGCCTGTCGGCCAGCGGCCGGCTGCTGGTCTATGCGCTGTCGGACCTGAAGCTGCAGCCCAAGGGCGGCCGGGGCCTGACGCTGATGGACGTGGACGCCAAGGACCCGCTCTTGTCCGTCTGCAGCTTCGGCGACGTGCTGCGGGTGCTGGGCGCCGGCAGGGGCGGCAAGCCGCGGGACGAACTGCTCAAGGGCTCGGCCCTGGCCACCCACATGGGCAAGCGCGCCCGCAAGGGGGCCAAGGTGGAAGCCGTGCTCAAGCCCAGCCAGGTGCTGCCGGGCTGATCGGGCGTCGGGCCGGTTTCAGGCCCGGCCGAAGGGGCCGCGCGCCCAGCGTGGCGGACGCGGCAGGTCCGCCAGATTCGGCAAGGGGGGCAGTGGCGGCAGCAGGCTGCGCCAGAGCGCCTGCGTGGTGTCCCCGGTCAGCTGGCGGGTGATGGCCCGCTGCACCGGCGGCAGCCAGTTGGTGGCTCGCACCACGGCTTCGCGCACCAGCTTGGCCGGGCGGCTGTCGTTGGTGAAGAGCTTCACCACCACGTTGGTGCCCAGGTAGATGGGCAGCGTCACCCGGCGGTGTTCCTCGGCATAGCGGGCCAGCGGCCCGGCCTCGCCGAGGTCACGGCCTTCGGCGTGTGCTTGGGCCAGCTCGTGCGCCAGCACCTCCACCCCGTACAGGCCGAAGTTGTAGCCGTGCGCGGTGACCGGGTGCATGCCCACCGCCGCATCGCCCACCAGGACGAAGCGATCGGCATGGAAGCGTTCGGCATAGACCGCCACCAGCGGGTAGCTGTGGCGTTCGCCGGCCAGTTCCAGGGCGCCCAGGCGGTGGCCGAAGGCCGCGTCGACCCGCAGCGCGAACTCGGCCGGCGGCAGGGCCATCAGTTCGGCGGCTCCGTCGCTGGTGACCGTCCAGACGGCCGAGGACTGGTGTCCGGCCATGGGCAGCATGGCCAGGGTGTGGCCGTGCAGAAAGCACTCATGGGCCGTGCCGTCGTGGGCGCGCTCGTGGCGCATGCGGCAGACGATGGCAGTGCGACCGAAGTCCAGCATGCGCGCGCCGATGCCGGCCATGCGGCGCAGGCTGGAGAAGCGGCTGTCGGCGGCCACCACCAGGGGCGCCCGCAGCACGCGTCCGTCGGCCAGCGTGACCTGGGCTCCCTGGGCGTCGCGCTGCAGGGCGGTGACCCGGGCGTCGCCGGTGAGCGTGATCTTGTCGGCCCGCGCCGCAGCACCGGCGTGGCAGGCCTGGCGGATGCGGTGGTTGGGCACCAGCCAGCCCAGCTGTTCGTGGCCATCGGCCTGCCCGCTGAAGGGCAGCACCCGGGGCGAATCGCCGTTGGTGACCTGGGCGGCCTTCAGCGGTGCGATCTCGTCCGCGGGCAATCGGTCCCACAGGCCCAGGCGGGCGAAGATGCGCTGGGCGCGGTGGGTGAGGGCGATGTCACGCCCGTCCTCGGGCGGTGCCACCAGGGAATCCAGCGGGGCCTGTTCCAGCACCTGGCTGCGCAGGCCGGCATCGGCCAGGGCGCAGGCCAGGGCCAGACCGGCCGGGCCGGCGCCCACGATCAGCACGTCGGGCGAGGTCTCAAAAGAGGAGGCCGAGGGGGTGTCAGGAGAGGCGGCGGTGTCGGTCATCAGGCATTCCCGCGGGGTGGCCCCGCTGATCAGGCGGGTGGCATCATCGCCAAGCCCGCCTGAGTCTGCCTTGACCGGGGTCAGTTCCGCCGGGCGCGCAGGGCCAGCACGCAGGCCGCGCCACACAAGGCGAACAGCGCCAGGCTCCACATCGCGAAGGGAATGCCCAGCAGGTCCACCGCCGCGTCGGCGCAGGAGGCCAACGGCGCGAAGATGTCCGGGGCGGCGTCGTACAGGCCCAGGGCCTGCATGATGCGGTCGGCCAGGGTCAAGGCGCAGCTGGCGCTGGACGAGGCCACGAAATGCAGCCACAGCGAGGTGCCGATGCCGCAGGCGGCCAGCAGCACGCCCAGGCCCGCCAGCGGGCGCCGCAGGGGCGGCACCAGCGCGGCCAGCAGTGCCACCGCGGCGAGCACCAGGAAGATCAGGCGCTGCAGCGTGCACCAGGGGCAGGGCAACATGTCGAAGCGGTATTGCCCGACCAGGGCGCCGCCCACGGCGGCCACGCAGGCCACGGCCACGCCCACCAGCAGCAGCCGGGGCGAGCCCGTCACGCGGGAGATGAAGCTCATGGCTTGAGTTCGACCACCAGCTCGATCTCGACACAGGTGCCCATGGGCAGCTGGGCCACGCCGAAGGCGCTGCGGGCGTGCGAGCCGACCTCGGGGCCGAAGACCGACACCAGCAGCTCGGAGCAGCCGTTGGTCACCAGGTGGTGCTCGGTGTAGGTGGGGGCCGAGTTCACCAGGCTCACCACCTTGACGATGCGGGCGATGCGGTCCAGGTCGCCGGTGGCGGCCTGCAGGGTGCCCAGCAGGTCGATGGCCACGGCGCGGGCGGCCTGCTTGCCTTCCTCGGTGCCCATGGTGGTGCCCAGTTGGCCGATCCAGGGCTTGCCGTCCTGCTTGGCGATGTGGCCCGAGATGAAGACCAGGTGGCCGGTCTGGACGAAGGGGACGTAGGCGGCGGCAGGAACGGCCAGTGGCGGCAGCTCGATGCCCAGGGTCTGCAGGCGCGCAGCGACGGACATGTCAACGTACTCCGAAGGAATGAGGGAGGGATATCGGGGCGATCCTACACTGGCCCGCATGCTGTCCGGGATCGGCGGGGTCTTGTTGCTGAGCGTGCTGGCGGGGCTGTCCGGCGTGGCGCTGCAACTGGCCCAGCCGGTGCTGTGGCCAGCCTGGGTGGACGCCGCGCTGCTGGGCGTGTCCGTTCTGGCAGCCTGGCCATTCCTGCGAGGCGGCCGCGCGCGCCGGGCCTTCGCCCTGTGGGCTCTGGCCCTGCTGATGGCTGCTGCGGCCAGCACCAGCGAGCGGGCCCGCGAACGCCTGGCCCAGCGGCTGCCCGCCGACCTGGAAGGGCAGGAACTGCTGGTGCAAGGCCGGGTGCGGGGGCTGCCGCAGGCGGGGCCCGAAGGGCAGGTGTTCGGCTTCGAGGTGGAGCAGGCCTGGCGGCTGGACGCGGCAGCCTGGGCGCGGGGACGGGCAGAGCCCGCCGAGGCGCTGACCTTGCCGGCGCTGATTCGGCTGAGCTGGCCCGAGCCCGCCGCCGGCGGCGACCTGATGGGCAGCGGCCGGGCGGTGCCGCGCGCAGGCGAGGCCTGGCGTCTGCCCGTGCGCCTGCGCCAGCCCCACGGCTTGGCCAACCCTGGGGGCTTCGATGCCGAGCTGTGGCTGTTCGAGCAGGGCATCGGCGCGGTGGGCACGGTGCGTGGCACCCTGCCGGGGCAGGCGGTGCGTCTGGAGGGGGCCCGTCCCTGGCATCCCCTGGAATGGCTGGACCACCTGCGTCAACGCTGGCGCGACCACGTCCTGCTGTCCAGCCCGTCCCCCCGGACGGCCGGCCTGCTGGCCGCACTGGCGGTCGGCGATCAAGGGGCCATCGGCGAGCAGGACTGGGCGCTCTACCGCCGCACCGGCGTGGCCCATCTGGTCAGCATCAGCGGCAGCCACATCACCCTGTTCGCGGCGCTGGCCATCGCCCTGGTCGGTCGCCTCTGGCGCACCAGCGCCACCTTGTGCCTGCGGCTGCCGGCATCCACGGCCGGGCGTTGGGGTGGGCTGGCGCTGGCCACGCTGTATGCGCTGCTGGCCGGGTGGGGCGTGCCGGCACAGCGCACGGTCTGGATGCTGGGCGGCGCGGTGCTGTTGCGCAGCCTGGGCGCACCCTGGCCCGGCTGGGCGCTGTGCGCCGTGGCGGCGGCGGGCACGGTGACGGCCGATCCCTGGGCCCTGCTGCAGCCGGGCTTCTGGCTGTCCTTTCTGGCGGTGCTGATGCTGCTGGGCATGGAGGGCGCGGGCGCGTCGCCCGGGGGCGAGGGGGCGCAAGAAGAGGCGCAAGAGGAGGGGTTTCACGGGCCCCGGTCTGTCTGGCGCGGTCTGCGACACGCTTTGATGGTCCAGGGGCTCATCACCCTGGGGTTGGCGCCGCTGAGCCTGGTGTTGTTCGGCCAGCTGTCCCTGGTGGGGCTGCCGGCCAATCTGCTGGCCGTGCCCTGGGTGACCTGGGTGATCACGCCGCTGGCCTTGCTGGGAGCGCTCTGGCCGCCGCTGTGGCAGCTGGCGGCCTGGGCGATCGCGCCCCTGCAGGCGTGGTTGCAGGGGCTGGGCGCATGGTCCATGGCGGCCTGGTCGGTGCCCGCTGCAGGGCCCGGCACCGTGCTGCTGGCGGTGCTGGGCGGCTTCCTGGTGAGTTTGCCTCTGCCGTGGCGGCTGCGGGCGCTGTCTGCTTTGCTGTGGCTGCCGCTGCTGCTGGTGCCGGCGCCCCGCCCGGCGCAGGGGCGCTTCGAGCTGCTGGCGGCCGATGTGGGGCAGGGCAGCGCCGTGCTGATCCGCACCGCCCACCACCTGTTGATCCACGACGCCGGGCCCCGCTACGGCTCGGACAGCGATGCGGGCCGCAAGGTCCTGGTGCCGCTGCTGCAGACCCTGGGCGAGCGCCGGGTGGACGAGTTGGCGCTCAGTCACCGGGACACCGATCACGTCGGTGGCGCCCAGGCGTTGATCGACGCCCTGCCGGTGCTTCGCCTGCGGGCCAGCCTGGCGCCAGGGCATCCCCTGCTTGCACAGGTGGCGGACACCCAGGTCTGCCTGGCGGGGCAGCAGTGGTCCTGGGATGGGGTCGAGTTCCGGGTCCTGCATCCCTTTCACGCGGCCAGACCCGACGAAGCCTCCAACGGGCAGAGCTGTGTCATCCAGGTGCGTGATGCCCAGGGACACAGTGCCCTGCTGACGGGGGATGTGGAGCTGGCGCAGGAGGCGGCCCTGGTGCAGCGCTGGGGTCAGAGTCTGCGCAGCGAGGTGCTGATCGTTCCGCACCATGGCAGCCACACCTCGTCGGGCGAGGTCTTTCTGGCCGCCGTGGCGCCGCGCATGGCGGTCATGCAACTGGGCTACCGCAACCGCTTCGGCCATCCTCACCCCGAAATATCAGAGCGCTACCGTCAAAAGAGCATTACCGTGGTGCGAACGGACCAATGTGGTGCGTGGACATGGGATGGGGATGGTGCGAGCTGCACGCGAAACGTGCGCCGCCACTACTGGCAATGGATGCCGGAAAACCCGGCGCCCGTGGCTGGTGCGGTTGTTGCTTCTTCCCCGGAAGTAGGAGAGCGCGAATGAGACCCAGCTTCGACGAGATGCATGCCAACAGCGCCACCGTGCGCGAGCATTACCAGACCTACGACCGCTGGCTCGCCCAGCAGCCCCGCGACGTGATGAAGGCACGGCGCGAGGAGGCGGAGATGATCTTCCGCCGTGTCGGCATCACCTTTGCCGTCTATGGGGACAAGGATTCCGGGGAGGGCACCGAGCGCCTGATTCCCTTCGACCTGATCCCGCGCGTCATTCCCGCCGGGGAGTGGCGCGAGATGGAGAAGGGCCTGCGACAGCGGGTGACGGCGCTCAACCGCTTCATCCATGACGTCTATCACGGGCAGGAGATCCTCAAGGCCGGTCTGATCCCGGCCGAGCAGATCACCCGCAATGCCCAGTTCCGGCCCGAGATGATGGGCGTGGACGTGCCACGCGAGCTGTACTCCCACATCGCCGGCATCGACATCGTGCGGGCGGCCAACCCCGATGGCTCGGGCAGCTACTACGTGCTGGAGGACAACCTGCGGGTGCCCAGCGGCGTGAGCTACATGCTCGAGAACCGCAAGATGATGATGCGGCTCTTTCCGGAGCTGTTTTCGGACCACCGGGTGGCCCCGGTGGCGCATTACCCGGACCTGCTGCTGGAAACCCTGCGCAGCGTGGCCCCGGGCGGGGTGAACGACCCGACGGTCGTGGTGCTCACGCCGGGCATGTACAACTCGGCCTATTTCGAGCACGCCTTCCTGGCCCAGCAGATGGGCGTGGAACTGGTCGAGGGCCAGGACCTGTACGTCAAGGACGGCTTCGT
This sequence is a window from Ideonella dechloratans. Protein-coding genes within it:
- the ubiM gene encoding 5-demethoxyubiquinol-8 5-hydroxylase UbiM gives rise to the protein MTDTAASPDTPSASSFETSPDVLIVGAGPAGLALACALADAGLRSQVLEQAPLDSLVAPPEDGRDIALTHRAQRIFARLGLWDRLPADEIAPLKAAQVTNGDSPRVLPFSGQADGHEQLGWLVPNHRIRQACHAGAAARADKITLTGDARVTALQRDAQGAQVTLADGRVLRAPLVVAADSRFSSLRRMAGIGARMLDFGRTAIVCRMRHERAHDGTAHECFLHGHTLAMLPMAGHQSSAVWTVTSDGAAELMALPPAEFALRVDAAFGHRLGALELAGERHSYPLVAVYAERFHADRFVLVGDAAVGMHPVTAHGYNFGLYGVEVLAHELAQAHAEGRDLGEAGPLARYAEEHRRVTLPIYLGTNVVVKLFTNDSRPAKLVREAVVRATNWLPPVQRAITRQLTGDTTQALWRSLLPPLPPLPNLADLPRPPRWARGPFGRA
- a CDS encoding DNA internalization-related competence protein ComEC/Rec2, with translation MLSGIGGVLLLSVLAGLSGVALQLAQPVLWPAWVDAALLGVSVLAAWPFLRGGRARRAFALWALALLMAAAASTSERARERLAQRLPADLEGQELLVQGRVRGLPQAGPEGQVFGFEVEQAWRLDAAAWARGRAEPAEALTLPALIRLSWPEPAAGGDLMGSGRAVPRAGEAWRLPVRLRQPHGLANPGGFDAELWLFEQGIGAVGTVRGTLPGQAVRLEGARPWHPLEWLDHLRQRWRDHVLLSSPSPRTAGLLAALAVGDQGAIGEQDWALYRRTGVAHLVSISGSHITLFAALAIALVGRLWRTSATLCLRLPASTAGRWGGLALATLYALLAGWGVPAQRTVWMLGGAVLLRSLGAPWPGWALCAVAAAGTVTADPWALLQPGFWLSFLAVLMLLGMEGAGASPGGEGAQEEAQEEGFHGPRSVWRGLRHALMVQGLITLGLAPLSLVLFGQLSLVGLPANLLAVPWVTWVITPLALLGALWPPLWQLAAWAIAPLQAWLQGLGAWSMAAWSVPAAGPGTVLLAVLGGFLVSLPLPWRLRALSALLWLPLLLVPAPRPAQGRFELLAADVGQGSAVLIRTAHHLLIHDAGPRYGSDSDAGRKVLVPLLQTLGERRVDELALSHRDTDHVGGAQALIDALPVLRLRASLAPGHPLLAQVADTQVCLAGQQWSWDGVEFRVLHPFHAARPDEASNGQSCVIQVRDAQGHSALLTGDVELAQEAALVQRWGQSLRSEVLIVPHHGSHTSSGEVFLAAVAPRMAVMQLGYRNRFGHPHPEISERYRQKSITVVRTDQCGAWTWDGDGASCTRNVRRHYWQWMPENPAPVAGAVVASSPEVGERE
- a CDS encoding disulfide bond formation protein B — protein: MSFISRVTGSPRLLLVGVAVACVAAVGGALVGQYRFDMLPCPWCTLQRLIFLVLAAVALLAALVPPLRRPLAGLGVLLAACGIGTSLWLHFVASSSASCALTLADRIMQALGLYDAAPDIFAPLASCADAAVDLLGIPFAMWSLALFALCGAACVLALRARRN
- the parC gene encoding DNA topoisomerase IV subunit A, translating into MEQTSLSFQAGDGDGSNDIALAQYAERAYLEYALSVVKGRALPDVCDGAKPVQRRILYAMQRMGLGWAGGAPKPVKSARVVGDVLGRFHPHGDQAAYDALVRMAQDFSQRYPLIDGQGNFGSRDGDGAAAMRYTEARLSPIARLLLDEIDEGTVEFVPNYDGSTEEPRQLPARLPFVLLNGASGIAVGLATEIPSHNLREVAAAAVALIRNDQLPDDELFAMLPGPDFPGGGQVISSAADIRAAYSSGRGSLKVRAVWKIEDLARGQWQLVVTELPPGTSAQKVLEEIEELTNPKVKAGKKALTAEQTQLKGAVLSVLDAVRDESSKDAPVRLVFEPKSRTVEQQELITTLLAHTSLETNAPVNLTMVGLDGKPVQKSVRQMLLEWISFRQTTVQRRTRHRLDKVLDRIHVLEGRQLVLLNIDEVIRIIRNADEPKPALIERFRLSDRQAEDILEIRLRQLARLEALKIEQELSSLREEQSKLEDILGNPGSLRRTVIKEIEADAKQFGDDRRTLIQEEKRAVAEVKVVDEPVTVVISQMGWARALKGHEVDAATLGFKSGDTLHSHFACRSVDTLLVIGSNGRVYNIAVASLPGGRGDGVPITSLIDLEPGSKALHYFAGAADTTLLFANSGGFGLLARASDLFTRQRAGKSFLTLEDKEALLPPAPVAIAHAQVACLSASGRLLVYALSDLKLQPKGGRGLTLMDVDAKDPLLSVCSFGDVLRVLGAGRGGKPRDELLKGSALATHMGKRARKGAKVEAVLKPSQVLPG
- a CDS encoding RidA family protein, with the translated sequence MSVAARLQTLGIELPPLAVPAAAYVPFVQTGHLVFISGHIAKQDGKPWIGQLGTTMGTEEGKQAARAVAIDLLGTLQAATGDLDRIARIVKVVSLVNSAPTYTEHHLVTNGCSELLVSVFGPEVGSHARSAFGVAQLPMGTCVEIELVVELKP
- a CDS encoding lytic transglycosylase domain-containing protein, producing MSRLAARLCALRLACGVLAWVGFCLPAQAQQLWGYVDGAGVAHFADSAVDSRYLPVLPEPGQLNIRVPGKTMTGNGLLTWLDIAPEVKRLQPVLKEAEEATGVDAELLKAIITVESGFNPELVSPRGAIGLMQMTPDAADRYATKAEAQAPVEQRMRNPRLNILTGARMLADLTRRYGGVDVALAAWNAGEGNVRRAGGKMPPFEETRAHVHMVLELYWTLLQQRMQTGARQLKLVGWNEGAQPVR
- a CDS encoding circularly permuted type 2 ATP-grasp protein, coding for MRPSFDEMHANSATVREHYQTYDRWLAQQPRDVMKARREEAEMIFRRVGITFAVYGDKDSGEGTERLIPFDLIPRVIPAGEWREMEKGLRQRVTALNRFIHDVYHGQEILKAGLIPAEQITRNAQFRPEMMGVDVPRELYSHIAGIDIVRAANPDGSGSYYVLEDNLRVPSGVSYMLENRKMMMRLFPELFSDHRVAPVAHYPDLLLETLRSVAPGGVNDPTVVVLTPGMYNSAYFEHAFLAQQMGVELVEGQDLYVKDGFVFMRTTQGPKRVDVIYRRLDDDFLDPKVFRKDSTLGCAGLVEAYKAGNVTLSNAIGTGIADDKSIYPYVPKMIEFYLGEKPILNNVPTYLCRVEDDLKYVLDHLGELVVKEVHGAGGYGMLVGPAATKAEIEDFRAHLVTNPSNYIAQPTLSLSTCPTFVESGIAPRHIDLRPFVLSGAEVQMVPGGLTRVALKEGSLVVNSSQGGGTKDTWVLED